A genomic window from Pirellulales bacterium includes:
- a CDS encoding AAA family ATPase: MAIITPVVEHDLEKPRKRTAISLFETQYNMAEKRTERWQQWVPQLAEAGLAGDQRRLELLVVTLIRSLRTEAPDLSSELGTLLAQYSTNPGGLRWKSAGPPPTDPDEGFALVRLVELDTAPEPILPEEVFERIKRFIQERNDSDRLLKEGFTPPCSVLLTGAPGTGKSMLAHWLAHELRLPLVMQDLATSISSFLGKTGFNLRRTLDYARSQPCVLLLDEFDAIAKRRDDSTEVGELKRIVNVLLKELEDWPLHSVLVAATNHPDLLDPAIRRRFHLVLNLPLPGENERQSILRRAGGRFSDEITARLLSACAATLEGCSGSDLQTLMHAAVRRHLASGTSLVKSLLGEVHLHYDCNLDSKVVGPLVRALQNASQEQFTVRELAEVFGKSTSTIQHHLKKEAVDG, encoded by the coding sequence ACATGGCCGAAAAGCGAACAGAACGATGGCAGCAGTGGGTTCCCCAGCTAGCTGAGGCGGGGCTAGCTGGTGATCAACGAAGGCTCGAACTCTTGGTCGTCACTCTAATTCGATCGCTGCGAACAGAAGCTCCGGATCTCAGTAGCGAGTTAGGAACTCTGCTTGCGCAGTATTCCACAAACCCAGGCGGTCTCAGGTGGAAGAGCGCAGGACCGCCACCGACCGATCCCGACGAGGGATTTGCATTGGTGCGGCTCGTCGAACTCGACACAGCTCCAGAGCCGATTCTGCCTGAAGAAGTGTTCGAACGAATCAAGCGATTTATCCAAGAAAGAAATGACAGCGATCGACTTCTGAAAGAAGGTTTTACACCACCGTGCTCCGTCCTCTTGACCGGCGCACCGGGCACAGGCAAATCAATGCTGGCCCACTGGCTGGCACATGAGCTTCGATTACCGCTCGTGATGCAGGATCTTGCCACATCGATTTCGAGCTTTCTTGGAAAAACGGGATTCAATTTGCGTCGGACACTCGATTACGCGCGCAGCCAGCCATGCGTTTTGTTGCTCGACGAATTCGATGCGATCGCCAAGCGTCGCGACGACAGCACCGAGGTTGGCGAATTAAAACGAATCGTCAATGTGCTGCTCAAAGAATTGGAGGACTGGCCGCTGCACTCAGTGCTGGTGGCAGCCACCAATCACCCTGATCTTCTTGACCCCGCCATTCGTCGGCGCTTCCATTTGGTGCTCAATCTTCCGTTGCCCGGTGAAAACGAACGGCAGTCGATTTTGCGACGTGCGGGAGGCAGGTTCTCAGATGAAATCACTGCACGGTTATTATCCGCGTGCGCAGCAACTCTTGAGGGGTGTAGCGGTTCGGATCTACAAACATTGATGCATGCTGCGGTTCGCCGACATCTCGCGAGCGGAACATCCTTGGTCAAAAGTTTGCTTGGTGAAGTTCACCTGCATTACGATTGCAATCTTGACAGTAAGGTTGTTGGGCCATTGGTGCGAGCCTTGCAAAATGCATCTCAAGAGCAATTCACGGTGCGAGAATTAGCTGAGGTGTTTGGAAAAAGCACTTCCACAATTCAACACCATCTGAAAAAAGAGGCAGTAGATGGCTGA